From the Cydia amplana chromosome 8, ilCydAmpl1.1, whole genome shotgun sequence genome, the window tattttgcattttgaaatgaatattaaaaatgcaaaatacatctcgaaaagtatttcaaataaaatacaaaatgttttttactaaaaggcatttaaatgcaaaatacaaaataggtattttgcattttgtatttgcattttaaatagaagtatttcaaataaatcgcatctctggtgTTGTGGCACTGTTAGTGCTGGAGAAAGGAgatctaggctctccgaaacatggcGCGCGAGTAACTAataacaagtgagtctaaaccgtaaaattatacaatgttagtatgtctcacaacagtttaaattcgaaaataTTGGATTTTTAACTATGcttgtaatataaaatataatagataTGGCAAGCCCAAGCGATACGGCATACAATTTGGTATGTATTGGCCTTATGCAAACAAGATCATGACCTTTCACCTCTAATAGCTGAGCCGGTTTGGATCGTTAAAGACAAGACGTTGCTGATCTCATTCCTTGAAAGTTTTTGGTACGACCTTTGTTATCTTAATGTTGAATCATTTTCCTCAAACGGCGTAGTAATTTTTATGCTTAAGCTAAGAAATACTGTTTTTACAAGTATAACTTAGCATCATAACTTTGAATTCCTAATCCCTAATACATTGGACACATTGTGAATTCCAAAGTTTATGGTAAAGCCTTGCAATAAACACCGTTTGAgcctagtattttttttaacgttatcaatataacaaataaagtacaaatggcggactcattatctaaatctaaagcagtggtgggcaaagtacggcccgcgggccaacTCCGGCTCGCGAAACCATTTTATCCGGCCCGCCGCGGATACATTGAAATtatctatatttatatttttgtttttttttgctgtaaaaAAAGCTTGAGAAGTTTCAAGAGGAAGGCCGGAATTGCAGCATAATTGCACTTTTATATAAAAccgtataattttaaaatttccagTTTTGCTGCAATTCTGGCCCTGCTCCGAAATTTCTCAAGCTTTCTGGGCCTCCATGAAAAACGTTTGCCCACCACTGgtctaaaggcattctctaccagtcaaccatcagGCTACGATAAATTCTTATTTGGAATTCGAGAATAATAGATAATATAATGTAGTATAGCAGTACAGTCAATGCCAATAGCGGAGACTCTACGCGACCATGAGAGATAATTTTGACTGTACCATCTAATAGAGTTGTCCTAACTGCTTTTTCAATGGCTGCTCCGCGTGATGGGGCAGAATAACATTCTGAAGTTAAAAATGAATATTTTCGGAATTTAACTAAGTACATATTTGAAGTGATTATGTAGGTAATAGAAGTTTCAAATTACATTATATGACGGTGTTATCAtgttacattattaattaatactaatAACAGTAATGTTTGGGTGTGCTCACTAACGCTCGGATATTATAAATGTTAATTATGGGTTGTGTTCATACTGGCTTAATAAACACATAATGAACCAAACcacaaaaaacaatattttatattttgtttgcatcatctaattattaattatattaattatgattAATAATGTTCCAGTTTATGCGGCCGatgtgttgacaaaatatagtttgtcaaaggactgtttcatttcaaacattGACAGAGAgcatcatactatatttgtcttacactagtactagcacccaaaagataTGGACGagtacagtttttagggttccgtagccaaatggcaaaaaacggaacccttatagattcgtcatgtctgtctgtctgtctgtccgtctgtccgtctgtctgtccgtccgtatgtcacagccacttttctccgaaactatatgaactatactgttgaaacttggtaagtagatgtattctgtgaaccgcattaagattttcacacaaaaatagaaaaaaaaacaaaaaatttttggggttccccatacttcgaactgaaactcaaaaatttttttttcatcaaacccatacgtgtgggttatctatggataggtcttcaaaaaaaaaaaataattaaaaaaattaaaaataaacaaaaataaaaccataataaaatagcttaatataatatcttttttaaaaaaagggaaccgccttcaaaaaaccaacccactgaaaagtacaaaataatttttaattttttatatggcacccctttacgtgtccagtccctatcccacggcgtaaagcaaatttttgccaaaaagtaattaatacctaataataagaaaattaataatcatccgggtaattacttagtttttgaagtcggtgccaaaccaaaatttttgagaaccgatattttagacaacgaagaacgctgcacttacgtgcattataaagacatacttagtttactcattaatttagttcttgtaggtactaggtactcgtattgtttttctgattggtagtaaagactgtttttgttggtttggcaccgccttcaaaaactaagtaattacccggatgattattaattttcttattattaggtattaattactttttggcaaaaatttgctttacgccgtgggatagggactggacacgtaaaggggtgccatataaaaaattaaaaattattttgtacttttcagtgggttggttttttgaaggcggttcccttttttaaaaaaagatattatattaagctattttattatggttttatttttgtttatttttaattttttaattattttttatttattttattttattttttactttttagtgataggcaggtacttcatttattttaggttttgggctaaaatactagtttgttaggctctccacttagttttgggctagtaactacctactaatgttggtgatggcctaactcgatgataatcgcgacataacataatattacgttttggtgccaaacgatttgtatgtatattgctcccacttccactcccattcccagtcccagtccgagtccgactcctactcccactattttatctaaatcggttttagcaacataaatttgttggtaggtataccgatagcatggccacctaccgggtccaattggtttttcaaaccatccatgtactgtacactaaaaccttctccagaatgtaacaaacacttttctgaaaaccgcatcaaaatcggttcagccaaacgcgagataatcacgaacaaacatacacacatacataggtacatacatacgggtcaaactgagaacgtcctttttttttaaaggcagttagaaaaaagttcatcgacccacttagtggaactctgcaacataggctcacgacgacaagtcggttaaccaaaacaaagtgtgcctatgttgcactaaaactaagttccactaggtccagcaagggttcagcatcagctctatcttgggtactgctctcccaagtgctcatcaagatgtgacagattaccaaaatagcgtgggcctatgttgcaccaaacctgagttccactaggtacagcaagggttcagcatcagctctatcttgggtactgctctcccaagtgctcatcaagatgtgacggattaccaaaacggcgtgtgtctatgttgcatcaaacctgagttccactaggtacagccagggttcagcatcagctctatcttgggtactgctctcccaagtgctcatcaagatgtgacggattaccaaaacggcgtgtgtctatgttgcaccaaacctgagttccactaggtacagccagggttagTTTGGGAGCAAGGCCCTCAAAGTGTTTCTTGAACGTCCAACGGCTGTCAAGGACCAAAGGAAGGATTTGCCCAGCCTGGGCGGATCAGAGGGCCGCTCTCGTGGCCGTAGTGGGGAGAGACCTTTCCTTGCCAGCGGTGGTAAAATCCATGCTTGGTGGGGAGAGTAGATGGAAGGCGGtggcctccttctgcgaggacGTGATGGtgcagaaggaggcagcggagcGTGGCAGGGAGGAAGATCCGGCCTCTCAGCCAATGCGCCGCAAGCGCGTGGGGCGGCGGCGGTTGGCATACGACCGCCGGTTACCCCCATAAGGGCACTTGTGGGCGGCAGGcccggggacgtctgtcgcctacagaAAGGTCCCTGCGTGGGCGagcgcgatgtgtagccaacgcgcccaatgaggtgaaggggtgatttccccaagggtcgggtccgagtccggacggccgctggcgaggttgcggaagagtacttcggcgttcctgggacctcgccttatagcagcgaggcggcaacagaggggttttagtgggtaaacctggggtctcattagcccacaacagggagtcccacataaccatcccggcccgtccccgcgccgggtggtatgcgtaaagcatttcccctcttaaaaaaaaactggtgggcctatgttgcaccaaacctgagttccactaggtacatcccgagttccactaggtacattcagggttcagcatcagctctatcttgggtactgctctcccaagtgctcatcaaggcgtgtcggatgaccaaaacagcgtgagcctatgttgcaccaaacctgagttccactaggtacagccagggttcagcatcagctcagatctatgtatactaaaaccttctccagaatgtaagaaacacttttctgaaaaccgcatcaaaatcggttcagccaaacgcgagataatcgcgaacaaatatacatacatacatacatacatacatacatacatacatacatacatacatacatacgggtcaaactgagaacctcctttttttttgaaggcggttaatgatattgagatttctaatatcatttttttctaaactgaatagtttgcgcgagagacacttccaaagtggtaaaatgtgtgccccccccaaATGTGTGTGTTACAGgggtaacttctaaaataagagaatgattaaactaaaaaaaatatatgatgtacattaccatgtaaacttccaccgaaaattggtttgaatgagatctagtaagtagttttttttatacgtcataaatcgcctaaatacggaacccttcatgggcgagtccgactcgcacttggccgctttttagggttccgtagccaaatggcaaaaaacggaacccttatagattcgtcatgtctgtctgtctgtccgtctgtctgtccgtccgtatgtcacagccacttttctccgaaactataagaactatactgttgaaacttggtaagtagatgtattctgtgaaccgcattaagattttcacacaaaaatagaaaaaaaaacaataaatttttggggttccccatacttcgaactgaaactcaaaaatgtttttttcatcaaacccatacgtgtggggtatctatggataggtcttcaaaaatgatattgaggttcctaatatcatttttttctaaactgaatagtttgcgcgagagacacttccaaagtggtaaaatgtgtgtccccccccccccccgtaacttctaaaataagagaatgataaaactaagaaaaatatatgatgtacattaccatgtaaacttccaccgaaaattggtttgaacgagatctagtaagtagtttttttttatacgtcataaatcgcctaaatacggaacccttcatgggcgagtccgactcgcacttggccgcttttttgttattatttactgacaatttggtttgaccaactatatctacaaagcctctattgtcaactctatttgttattatttactgacaatttggtttgaccaactatatctacaaagcctctattgtcaactcgttaaagtgcatgttcagatatctttgagcaccttgaccgctccgatatatcagaTTGCACACTATATGTATAACAACAAAGTTATAAGTTATAGTACTTTGCGAAGGTTATACATAAAGTTGGAATGTTAACGAGTTCGGAAAATCacaagaaaataagaaaaaatgtttgtatttagttttttttttaatttgattgaATTATGACATCATTAAACATTCCTACTAGTGGTGCCGTTTAAAACTGCTGTAATATATAAGTACAGAATtaagtacagggtggccaaataagaggtacctatacactttatttttgaaattttaatctataaaacataaaattaagtaaacagaattaagtacagggtggccaaataagaggtacctatacactttatttttgaaattttaatctataaaacataaaatatatacatatattaatatatttctgtatatttttttatttttatttatttattaagtattccttgttaaatataatatgtagggtcagtaattccacatggaaaataatgtcagacaaatgtgcACCTGTCcacgttatctcagcgacagtgtttcgaatattttgttttaattgctgaaggttcgttggacacgtccctttagatagccccacagaaaaaagtcaggagctgttaaatcaggcgatcttgggagccagtcaatgtcaccgtttctcgaaattaatcgaccgggaaacgttatttttaatgtttctattgtttttaatgattaaaacacgttgttccgtcgtaaaacgctccataataaatttgccgtatctaacaaactaattttcatgcaataactgtcatatttaccgccaaaataaaatggcggcaaaaaaaagttgtatacctctaagttggccaccctgtacttaATGCGGTCTAAGCATAGACACAATAATCATAAAATCACAAAACGATTTACAGTTCTATGAACCCCTAGAACCTCTCACAATGATGTCTGGACATTTTCAGTGAATTCCCCAGACAACTTTGCAAGTACGGAGTTATAAGTTAGAAGCATACTCTTTAATATCggaattttatttaatacaagCAGTATTAACggctgtattcgaactttaagatacgtcaaatactagagattgaaacgatatggattggatatgtcagtgtcaaacaagtgtcaaaaatgacgcgtttgtttgaagaaacgtcacttttgacacttgtttgacactgacataaccattacatatcgtttcaatctctagtatttgaggtatcttaaagttcgaatatggccgtaagtGCCTTCAGAACGTTTAAAagtggtttatttttatataaactaTCGTAAGTCATACGAACATAGAATGGATGTAATAAACTATCCAATACGTTACTGTTTTATGTttcatataatatacctacttattttgttACACTTCATAGCTAAATAATCGGTGCAAAGAAATATAGACTCAATCATAAATGtttgaaattgtattttatttacaacgcaacgttatattttattacgttTTGTATGCTAAATCATgaataaaaacacttattttaAAGAAGCTGTCTTATTATTAGACGTAGTCTCACTAAATGgactaaatattttttcgaaTTCCGACCAAGAGCAAATTCCACCTTCGCAAACTGAACGTAGCGGCTCTTCATTCATGTAGAACATGACGTGGTAGTCACTGGACTTCTTAAACGCGCATCTAAAATCAGAACATTAAGGTATATGGTCAAAACTATATTAGTCagtacatttaaatttaaaacaaattcgTATTgagcgggtatttagggttcttaagggtcggcaacgcttaagtggctcctgtgatgttgcttatgtccatgggcaacgatgaccgcttcccatcaggcggctcgtttGCTGAcgatcacataaaaaaaaagatatgtatTTAATGATTACGTACTTGTTTAAGACCATGACAATATTCGCTGCATGAGGATTGATTCTGCTGGTTCTCCAATATCGATCTCGTTTTTTGTCAGCTGCAGTAATTGGTTTGTTATCTTTGAACCAACCAAGAGCTGTATAAACCATATCCATTATTCTGGAGCGAGTAAAATATGCCGTTATTTTTCTACCTTTCCCAGCTTTTGCCAATTGAAAACTCTCTAGTAGATCTTCTAAGGGTATTTGACTGTTCAACTCTGCGTTTTGACGCCCATAACCATATTTGTAGTAATGTTCTAAGTCTCCGATATATTCTAAAACTTTGAGGTCCTCGGTCGTAAATAGGGCACACCAAGGACTGGCCTTGTTGTTCAGTCCCGACCAAGTATAGCAACATAAATCATAAAGAGCAGTTATGTTGTCGTTGGTTAGGCTGTAATCGATACCCAATCGCCTTTGGATCCTATCCTTTGCCTATAATAAAAATGGGATACATTAAAAACTTGGTTAACAAGATTTTtcattcaaattttaatataatatcgtcataatgtaatatttagttatTGCGTATAAATGTAATTTAACAATATTTACTCGTAGTTTATAAtacgtttttaataaaaaataaagtagtaacattacaatatatttattagggaTATCTGGCTATACAATATAATTGTgacaagttaaaattaaatgtattacTATGTCACATTATTAAACAACTAAGCTCATTTACTTACATTAATGTTATTATCGCTTTTTGAGACTACTTAGATCGGGCTGAAACACATGTTTCGCCTTTTGCTATGGAAAAGgaagaaaagttttttttttctacctatagaatagaatacttaCAAAAGTTTTTCAGGTACTTACTGCTAGATAGTCTGAggaaattgtatatttattcgTTTCCTTGGTCCAAGCGGAATTTTCTTCAGCATCAGTGTTGATCGGctgaaaattacataaaacACATTTCAATCCAATCTGTTTAACCTTTTAAACTATGTCATTATCCAGGGATATATACACACTATATACGCCAGTCAGTGGGTAAGATAGATATATTACCGACGTATCTGGCGGACAaatctgccggcctagccaagctgccaatcgctatcgcttcgacaacgaaacgctttgtgtctctctatcactcttccatattagtgcgacagtgacaggtTGCGTTACgaccgctacggagcgtaagcgattggcatattggctacgCGGCCCGTTAGGCACTTACATGCAGATCAAAGTCGCTTGTTAGATCATCCATTACTACATTCTTGCTACCAAGCCCCTCCAAAAAGGCTCTAGCACTTTCTTTAACCCAAGGATGATTTGTTGGCCGCAATCTGTAATTAGCTCCTTCTAGTTCGTTCAGTTTAGAATAAACCTGTTTCAATCTGCTAGCGATATCAATCATTTCCTGGCACCCCTCATCATGCAAAGCGCTTGTTTTATCAAACATATCGTTGTCAATGGCCCAGTCTCGGAGATTGTCGATATCTTGAGCGCACAGTGAACACCTGCCTTTTTCGTAACTCGAGACAACGAGGTCACGGATAGCTATTGCTTCCTTCATCCTTATGGCTGATTTGGGATCAGTGTATGTTTTACCGTTGCGAAATATGCCCCAGATACTCATCGGTTCACATTCTGTTAAAGATAGTATAAAAattagttgattaaaatttaCTTATGTATAAGTAAATTGGATATTCTTATTATAGaggtataaacatttttttttcagtgtccGTCCAAAGTAaataaccggacaagtgcgTTTCGTATCTTTGCGCCactaacataataattaattaaagcaaataaataatgaaGAAATATTGGATATCAATCTTACACAGATACagctagccccaaactaagcttgtactatggttactaggcgacgatataaatacataaataacctccataactcagaaacaaataatttgtgatgaatacataaataaatgcccCTAATTGGGAAGggcaattttataaaaaaatgtcataCACAGGGTATGAAATTTTTTTATAATCTAAGCTCTTCTTAATCCCaagttataattaatattttaaaaagagtgaatttctgattttttgcacACAGTATAGGCCGTAATTTATTCTTAATTCATCGACATTAATAATTGACTCCATTTTATTGTTGTTGTATCCAGTTGTTTGTTGTGTGTTGACGATTCTTATTGggagatattattttatacctactcttattaacgactgttccaattggcaattaattgacttttattcattgtttttattttttctgttcttgtattctcgtaagttttgacattgtaaatttatattttggatttgtaagtatttacctacttacacttattctaattatgttgacaatccttattggagctataatttaatttaattagtattgttattattttcattttattttgacgatcatgatagaaattcttatatttttgacataaatgcaaacttattatttaattgtctttcatgaaataaatcatctaatctaatctaatcttttGTTACCAAAATCACTCATATaaataatgtaagtaggtactaagtacGCCTAATTTTGGTAGATAACACAATAGGATCAATTCAATACCATTAACCACTAATTCAAGTTCTTAActacatatttaggtacctaccatttTTTTTGTCAAATCATATTAACAATATAGGGTGATACTTGCCTGGTATATTTATGACGGAGTCCCGTATGTCACCTCGTACCGCATTGTAAGGAGTTTTGGTCGAAAAATATCTATAGGAGCATGCCGTGTTCCAATAACAAAACGAAGATAACGCAATATCTGCGTGTAGATAACAAATAAGCACTAATAAATTCAATTTTACTCTCATCATATTTTCAAGataaacttttttattatatgGATTACGAAAACACGTTATTTCTGGGCTCAACCTCTGCTCAATACCGAGTGCACAATAactatgttatttgacattttagtAGGCCAAAAGACTGGTTTGACTTGTTTATCCTAATCAATCCTATTAGCTATATGCAGACACATCTTTTTTTTTCTACCAGGTAAATTTGTTAATATTAGTTGGTGACTTCACTACATGTATCTAAACTAATAAATTTAACAGAACGTTACCTACTACTACATAATATAACCacaaaaatatgttttgttATGATTGGAATTTTAACTTGTCTGGTATACAATAAAGTGTAATTTACATATAGGTTCGTACTTTTAGCAAACTGTTGTTTTATCAGTATTCTATAATCAAATTTGGCCAGCCTAGTAATGCAGAGAGATCTTTGTATGTGCATGTGTGAACTTGGATTACCCCGCCACACATATTAACCGTAGGTAATATATATGTCaccataaaattgtaaatattcgtcagattataatctcgccagttaaattataaactgacggtagggaaattataagctaacctaacctacgttaaattataaactaacgggttcacaatcttacggtatCATATATAGCGGCGAGAATACGATAAATATATGATCAATATTTAGAATATCACATACGGTTGTCATGTGTAATGGGGCAGAATAATagtaacataggtacctacctatattattgtattgtacataTGCCTGCTTGCTTGGGATTCCTGTGATTTTGAAATTCGTACAAATTTTAAGCCGTTTGATGCATGTTTAATAGTAACCACcatagtgtaggtacttacattcaGCACCAAATCGACAGTGATAATTGAAGGTATAGTAGGTATGTTACCTACCTACCGCATACCTACACACAATGCAACAcaccatatattattataagtatgtGGCCTCTAAATATTTGACTCACTCTTTATTTGATGCTagctttgaataattttacggtttagactcacttgtttaatttaaagtcactcgcgcgacatgtttcggagagcctaggtctcctttctcaagcattAACAGTGCGAGCCGCGTTCACGACGGCTATGTACCGCGTACTGcgtaaaacaagtgagtctaaaccgtaaaattattcaatgttagtatgtctcacaacagtttaaattcgattgatGCCAGCTGTCCCACGTCTaatattttgtttgtattttagtcAATAGCTacttaaaaatgaaacaataattATTGGCACAAATAGTTTATTTTCGCAACTATCATCACCATTGTTTCAGTTAGTTATGcagtaaatataatatttatttcatattttgtttttacataATAGGATAGATTTTATAatcacaaatcaaaataatattttaaacgttTCTCTTTCATTTGTGATAATTCTTTGCAATGATATTTCTATAAGTTAATTACCTATTGAATTTATTTCGagaaaaataaacactaattGGCAATTGACAATTTTATTAAACTGAAAAGAATAAATAACAACATTCTAGGTATATGATACATATGGAAAAAATTATAGTTCTATAATTCGGTGCATATGTATtaacaaaactataaaattaagaAATTGTCACATATTCAaaatggtaataaaataaacgtacaaaatattaaaattagttatttcacaagaaataacaaaaatactTCTTTGAAATTAATAAAGTTACATATAATTTTCCTAAGACGATGCGATTTGACGCTATTTCAAAAGTCTTATTTACAATAATATACAGATAAATTATCAAATTCCACTGCGACACGTAAACTCTAAGTACAATATTGGCGTTTTAAAAATTCTATAACTAGCAATACTCAGGGCAACTAATGCCCTGCCCGTGAAATGGAGAAGCAAATGCTTCTGTATAATTATTTCACTAATATTTCATCATTATACTTTAATGGCGAATTCTAAGTGTAAggactgagtggacgctcgagttgggcgtgcagcggggcggggcgtgcggcatgcatgttaaacaaatgcaagcgtataggagcggccttagtgcacgctgctcaaatcacttgggagctcgacgccacgctgcacgccccgctgaacgctccgcttcgagcgtccactcaggccttacactaacacatGTATTTCAATTCTTTATTGTTGATTTGATGACTAAACCAGACAGTGTTTAAACAAAAACGcggtatatttaataaaagtgcAACTTCTAACTATAATCTTTCCCCGGagcataacattttttttaactaaacgGTTCgagtataataattaaatcaataattatatgggcaagtatttgttattatatgaGTAATAAACTAAAGAATAAGTTAAAACACGTTTGCACACTCAAATGTTCATTGAACTCAATCTTTAAACAATAAAGTCTTAACatcattttttaaattcttaaatGTCTAAatacaatatgttttatttactttcaatcTACGTTATATTTCATGTTTTGTCTATTCCCATATCTAAGTATAGAGCATAATATTAATCATTAGAGAGAGAAATGCATAAGACTTCAAATATCACTAGATGACTCACATCCAATAGAATTTgtaagtaatttaattattacaaataaaatttggtCCAACATTGTAATAGTAATATTGGAATGCAGTTGTTTAtcggtttttaatatttgtaggCACTATTATCTGAAAATGATTATAGACCAATTAAAAAGTGAAAGTCAACTTAAATTTGGTAGGGGTAGCAGAAATAGTCTTTATTTTTTAAGCTAAGCTCGATCAAAAATCTTCCCAGTATTGTTCAAAACCGCAAACGAGAGGCGCAATAAAAAAAGGTTTAGACgctatgtaatgtacctatgtcAATTGTCATCTTTATAGCCCTAGGCGGTAGATACTTTGGATTGTACACCTACTAACCAATGATAGAATCTCCAGGTAGTGGCACGTGCCTTCTTAACGCGTGTCGACCGCACGCTACAT encodes:
- the LOC134650376 gene encoding multiple inositol polyphosphate phosphatase 1-like, with amino-acid sequence MMRVKLNLLVLICYLHADIALSSFCYWNTACSYRYFSTKTPYNAVRGDIRDSVINIPECEPMSIWGIFRNGKTYTDPKSAIRMKEAIAIRDLVVSSYEKGRCSLCAQDIDNLRDWAIDNDMFDKTSALHDEGCQEMIDIASRLKQVYSKLNELEGANYRLRPTNHPWVKESARAFLEGLGSKNVVMDDLTSDFDLHPINTDAEENSAWTKETNKYTISSDYLAAKDRIQRRLGIDYSLTNDNITALYDLCCYTWSGLNNKASPWCALFTTEDLKVLEYIGDLEHYYKYGYGRQNAELNSQIPLEDLLESFQLAKAGKGRKITAYFTRSRIMDMVYTALGWFKDNKPITAADKKRDRYWRTSRINPHAANIVMVLNKCAFKKSSDYHVMFYMNEEPLRSVCEGGICSWSEFEKIFSPFSETTSNNKTASLK